The region CAGATCTGAGCCTTTTTGGCCGAGGCCCGGTAACCTCTTTCGCCGAGAGTCTCTAATAAAGCAGCTGTTCCCTTCTGGCAGCCATGCTCAGTCTCGGAGGCCAATAGCAAATCATCCACATATTGCAGAAGGATTAATTCAGGGTGCTGTACCCTGAAATCGGCTAGATCTCTGTGTAATGCCTCATCAAATAAAGTAGGGCTATTCTTAAACCCTTGGGGAAGCCTAGTCCAAGTCAGTTGTCCCGAAATCCCCAGGTCAGCATCTCTCCATTCAAAGGCAAATATTAGCTGGCTCTCAGGGTGAAGCTTCAAACAGAAAAAGGCATCCTTCAAATCCAATACCGTGTACCAGGTATGGGTAGGTGATAACCCGGTCAATAAGTTGTAAGGGTTGGGGACAGTCGGATGTATATCTTCTACTCGTTTGTTAACCTCCCGCAAGTCCTGTACTGGCCGGTAATCTCCAGTTCCGGGCTTTTTGACCGGGAGAAGAGGTGTGTTCCAGGGTGACTGGCAGGGCACTAGGATCCCCTGGTCTAAGAGTCTCTTTATATGGGGTCTAATGCCTCGGTAGGCTTCCTGGGACATGGGGTATTGTTTAATAGAGACAGGGGAGGCAGTGGCCTTAAGCTGGATTACTAGAGGAGTTTGGCGGAGTGCCAGCCCcattcctcctgtttctgcccatGCCAGTGGGAACTTTCGGAGCCATCCATCCGAGGCCATAGTCTGGCTGTCGGTCTCATGGAGCCGATATTCCTCTTCTAGGCTTAGGACTAGGACATGAAGGGGTTTTCCCTGGGGGCCGGTTATTCGAGTCTGGGGCCCCTCAAAATGGATTTGTGCCTTTAATTTAGTCAAAAGATCTCTTCCTAATAGTGGATAGGGGCAGTCAGGTACATGTAGAAAAGAATGCGTCACCTTACCGGTAGCCAGGTGCACCTGCCGTTCAGTAGTCCATCTATATCGCTTTCCTCCGGTTGCCCCTTGGACCCAGGCATATTTATTGGAGAGGGGTCCAGGTTGGGTGTTCAGGACTGAATGTTGGGCTCCTGTGTCCACTAGGAAGGTGACAGGTTGTCCCCCCACAGAGAGCGTTATCCTGGGTTCAGGGGGGGCGCCTGACCCTGACTCCCCTAGTCATCTTCTAGATTTAGTAGGGAAGTCTGGGCCTTAGGGCGTCTACTCTTTGGATTTTTTGGACAGTCCCGCGCCCAATGTCCTTTTTCTTTGCAGTAAGCACATTGGTCTTTGTCCAAAGGGGGCCTTCTACGTCTCCCTTGATCCTGTCTGTCCTGTTGCTGTCCTGTCACTACAGTGGCCAATATTCTGCTAAtctccttatttctctttctatccCTGGCATTCTCTCATTCCTCGGCCTCTTTCCTACGTTTTTCATCCCTTTCTTCAGCTTCTCTCCTAAGTCGTTCGTCCCTCTCTTCTGGggtttcccttttattgaaaatcttttctgcttccttcagCAGATCTTGCAGCGAACTCTCACGCAAACCTTCTaatctttctaatttctttctaataTCTGGGGCTGACTGCCAGATGAAAGACATGGCTAGGTTAGTGGCCTGAGTGGGGATCGTAAGGAGTGTATACCCGGAAGGCTTCTTTTAGTCTCTCTAGAAAGGCCGAGGGAGATTCATCTGGTCTCTGGGTTACTAATTTAACCTGGGCCAAATTAGTAGGGCGTCTCGCTGCCCCATGGAGACCCGCCATGAGCAACTGGCGATAGAGGCGTAGGTGGTTTTTACCCTCCTCTGTGGCGAAGTCCCAGTCTGGTCTTTCCAGTGGGAAAGCACTATTTATCTCATTAGGCAGCTGTGTGGGCTGCCCGTTCGCCCCCATCACATTTTTGCGTGCTTCCAGGACAACCCGCTGTTTTTCCTCTGTGGTCAGGAGGACCTGGAGGAGTTGTTGACAATCATCCCAAGTTGGTTGATGCGTCACTAAAATAGACTCAATGAGAGCTGTTAGTTTGGAGGGATCCTTAGAGAATGAAGGGTTGTTATTTTTCCAATGATAGAGATCAGATGCTGAAAAGGGCCAGTATTGGGGTCGACCATCGCCCCCCACCCGAATAGGAAAGGCTTGGGTTGAGGAGTCTGGAGGGGGATCCCTTCGTCCCCGCAGTCGGCCCGCCACTGGAGACGGTTCCGGCGGGGCTGCAGCCTCCGCTTCTCCTTCATCTGGGGCTGCCGCCGGGCCAGGTTCTCGATAAGGTGGAGGTTCCTCAGTAAGGAGGTCAAGGAGGGGTTGGTCGTCCGGCGGCAGGACTGGTGGAGCCTGTGGTCTCGGTCTCTGAGGCCGTGTCCCCGCTGATGTGGTTTTGGACGTGCCCGGATAGAGGCTAGACCTGGAGGGAGTCAGGGGAGGAGGCAAAGGGGGTGCGGAAGGGCCGCTGGAGACAAAGGGCTTGACCCAGGGAGGAGGATCTCTGGCCAGTTCCTCCCAAGTAATGATATATGGGACCTGGTCGGGGTGACCGTGGGGTCCTGGATCCATCACCTTAGATTTGACCTGTAAAATAAGGGGAAGATGAAAAGAGCCGTCCCGAGGCCAGCCCACGCCAAAGGTGGGCCATTCGGACGAACAAAAGGTTTCCCATTTTCCTTTGCGAACCTCCACTGAAAGGTTGTGAGCGGTGGTCCGTACGTCCTTCCAGTGGTCTAAAGTCAAACTCAAAGGCGTCGTTACAGTCTGTCCCATCGTCTCAGTCACACAGAGAACAATTAGAACACAGAAAATGACGGGAACGAAACTAAGACACACAAGCCGCGCGGCCCGACTACGGCGCCAAAGCGAAAGTAAGAAACCGAGCGGAGACCTTGAGGAGGGTCCGGATCCCTCGTCTCCCAAGTGGAGAACGTACCCCTCGAACAAGGGAGAGGCTCCAAAGAGCCCCGTGTCTCCGTACAAATGGGTCCCAAGGGACCCTCCAAATACCTTTGGGACGTCTCCCAGAGGCTGTGGAAAAGAAGTCCGAGCCCGTCAGCTCCTTCTAGTTTCCACCAAATACAAGTCGACTCAGCTGAATCGCacacaagagaaaatgaaagaacaaagcaacaaggACGCGGACAAAGACACTGAGACAGTGCCGGCACTTACCTCCCGAATTTGGGTCGGTGGtccctgggcgggggggggggggtctcccgATCCCGGACGAGCCCCCAAATGAAAGACCCCCACTCAATTAGGTGGTCTATCAGTGGAGACCCTCCCAGAGACCAGCGAGACCAGACGATCGGCTGCAACAGCAAGAGGCTTTATTGGATACACAGGTACCCGGGGCGTCCAAGTCAATGCAGGACTGGCGCGCCCTCGAGCTGGGGAATTGGTCTTTTATAGGGTCAGGAGAGCAAAAAGCGCGCGTACAGAAGCGAGAAGCATAGTTACAGGGTTCTGATTGGGTGATTCAAATGAGGCTAGATTTATTCGGGTTCAAGTCCTGGTCATGGCTGTTTTTcggtaccaggaaattgggagggggagtgggtggtTATCAGGGGCCTTAGGTAATACCAGGTGGCCGACCACCCACAGATATCCTGTTTTAGcaaaacatcttgtttttctcccctgccctgtcttgcttcactgccccgttccctccctcttgggggaggggggttgaacCCTGCACTTGGTTCAGCCTTGCAAAATGGTGTTACTGCTGCTAAACTAATAATGGTGGTTTGGGGTCTTTCAATAGCCCTGGTGGTATGGGTTCTGGGGAGAGGCTGgcgggctgaccaactcagccacCACCCAGGCTCAGCTCCAGGGCTTTGAGTAGGCCCACCCTCACATCTATCCCGTTTGTGAACTGCTAGAACATGTGAAGGGGCTGGGCCTACAGACCCAAGCTGTAGGATGCActacacagggcaacaacaggatatatGGCTCTTTCACTAACCTATGCCTGTGGTGCCCGTTAACATATCAAGGCCTACGCCAGCCTCTAGACTCCCTCGCCTCTACCCAAAGGTACCTGTTAGGAAGTCACCTGGTTGCCATACTCCACCCCCTACCCTAACCCCCTCCAGTCTCTGAACTTCACTTCCCTCCCCCAGCTTCGCGGTTCCTGTGTAGCACAGCCATTTTGGCTACACGTCCTCTTTGGCCTCTTGGTTCCCATGtgttctccccccgccccccccctttctgtgtctctctgtttagctttggctgccgttggactcgctttgtagaccaggctgacttcggactcacagccatccacctgcctctgcttcctgagtgcgccaccatacccgctccctcttctctcctctcctctcctctcctctcctctcctctcctctcctctcgctcAGCCCTCTTCCCCTCTCACTGCTGGGTTCAGTCTACTGGCCCAGCtcagtctggactcttccagatagATGCCTGCGGCTGTGCTATCCCTCAACCATCCTCATTTTCACTGGCCGGGATCATCCCATTGTCTGAATTCTTGGTTCTTCCCAAAGTGTTTCTCTCTCGCCTAACCCCCTCTCACACATACCCCCTCT is a window of Acomys russatus chromosome 5, mAcoRus1.1, whole genome shotgun sequence DNA encoding:
- the LOC127189917 gene encoding LOW QUALITY PROTEIN: uncharacterized protein LOC127189917 (The sequence of the model RefSeq protein was modified relative to this genomic sequence to represent the inferred CDS: inserted 3 bases in 2 codons; substituted 1 base at 1 genomic stop codon) produces the protein MGQTVTTPLSLTLDHWKDVRTTAHNLSVEVRKGKWETFCSSEWPTFGVGWPRDGSFHLPLILQVKSKVMDPGPHGHPDQVPYIITWEELARDPPPWVKPFVSSGPSAPPLPPPLTPSRSSLYPGTSKTTSAGTRPQRPRPQAPPVLPPDDQPLLDLLTEEPPPYREPGPAAAPDEGEAEAAAPPEPSPVAGRLRGRRDPPPDSSTQAFPIRVGGDGRPQYWPFSASDLYHWKNNNPSFSKDPSKLTALIESILVTHQPTWDDCQQLLQVLLTTEEKQRVVLEARKNVMGANGQPTQLPNEINSAFPLERPDWDFATEEGKNHLRLYRQLLMAGLHGAARRPTNLAQVKLVTQRPDESPSAFLERLKEAFRVYTPYDPXTQATNLAMSFIWQSAPDIRKKLERLEGLRESSLQDLLKEAEKIFNKRETPEERDERLRREAEERDEKRRKEAEEXENARDRKRNKEISRILATVVTGQQQDRQDQGRRRRPPLDKDQCAYCKEKGHWARDCPKNPKSRRPKAQTSLLNLEDDXGESGSGAPPEPRITLSVGGQPVTFLVDTGAQHSVLNTQPGPLSNKYAWVQGATGGKRYRWTTERQVHLATGKVTHSFLHVPDCPYPLLGRDLLTKLKAQIHFEGPQTRITGPQGKPLHVLVLSLEEEYRLHETDSQTMASDGWLRKFPLAWAETGGMGLALRQTPLVIQLKATASPVSIKQYPMSQEAYRGIRPHIKRLLDQGILVPCQSPWNTPLLPVKKPGTGDYRPVQDLREVNKRVEDIHPTVPNPYNLLTGLSPTHTWYTVLDLKDAFFCLKLHPESQLIFAFEWRDADLGISGQLTWTRLPQGFKNSPTLFDEALHRDLADFRVQHPELILLQYVDDLLLASETEHGCQKGTAALLETLGERGYRASAKKAQICQQQVTYLGYQIKDGQRWLTEARKQAILQIPAPRSPKQLREFLGTAGFCRLWIPGFAEMAAPLYPLTKQGVLFAWTEEQQQAFNTIKKALLSAPALGLPDLTKPFELFVDEKKGFAKGVLTQRLGPWKRPIAYLSKKLDPVASGWPPCLRMVAAIATLVKDSGKLTMGQPITILAPHAIEALVKQPPDRWLSNARMTHYQALLLDTDRILFGPIVTLNPASLLPLPGEPERHDCLQILAEAHGTRPDLTDQPIPGADHTWYTDGSSFVLNGEQKAGAAVTTTTDVIWAAALPPGTSAQRAELIALTKALQLAKGKKLNVYTDSRYAFATAHIHGEIYRRRGLLTSEGKEIKNKGEILALLRALFLPRQLSIIHCPGHQAGDSPEAKGNRMADQAARSAVLGQQPHSPSIQALAEHTDPESPKDDRDWVYTEKDLELLKKMGAFPAGKRWLVGNKVAVPCRETAYLVDSLHKLTHLSSKKMKALLEKEETGLYLLGKRQALQDVTASCRACAMVNLSKSTANPGARPKGHRPGTHWEIDFTEIKPGMYGYKYLLVFVDTFSGWVEAYPTKHETAKVVTKKFLEEIFPRYGMPQVVGSDNGPAFVSQVSQQVATLLGINWKLHCAYRPQSSGQVERMNRTIKETLTKLMLATGTRDWVTLLPLALYRARNTPGPNGLTPFEILYGAPPPIVHFLDSDIASFATSPSQQAHLQALQMVQNEVWKPLAAAYRDQLDKPVLPHPFKIGDSVWIRRHQTKSLEPRWKGPYIVLLTTPTAIKVDGIAAWVHASHVKAAHPTASEDTPRQQPEPAATWKVHRTRSPLKIRLSRC